One genomic segment of Epinephelus fuscoguttatus linkage group LG19, E.fuscoguttatus.final_Chr_v1 includes these proteins:
- the mreg gene encoding melanoregulin: MGAVFMKLCCCCCIADDDDDDEKQPLVPQDPLEYFNREVQKRRDEETNLWSEPGDPSHSERQDDRVLYSLLQARNKTRMGSTGYRRLSVDIEAMRDTRREVRDKWKTILENLGFMAEADSLLTVSAGASNDRMRNAPAARAMLKTLHSETSIFNSREPPPERYLLILDRLLYLDIAEDFLAKAKRFYPPKEDSDEETPGLTINLPLLLARVEAMNGRGNDDDEDENDSGREDGNMSDRS; encoded by the exons ATGGGTGCAGTCTTTATgaagctctgctgctgctgctgcattgcCGACGATGACGACGATGATGAAAAGCAGCCTTTAGTACC TCAGGATCCATTGGAGTACTTTAACCGCGAAGTCCAGAAGCGTCGTGATGAGGAGACCAACCTGTGGAGCGAGCCAGGGGACCCCAGTCACTCGGAGAGACAGGATGACCGTGTCCTTTACAGCCTGCTGCAGGCCAGGAACAAGACCCGCATGGGATCCACG GGCTATCGCCGACTAAGTGTTGACATTGAAGCCATGAGAGACACCCGTCGAGAGGTCAGAGACAAATGGAAGACAATCCTGGAGAATTTAG GTTTCATGGCAGAGGCAGACTCGCTTCTGACGGTGTCTGCTGGAGCCTCAAATGACCGCATGCGTAATGCCCCAGCAGCACGTGCAATGCTGAAAACACTCCATTCTGAGACGTCCATCTTCAACAGCAGAGAGCCACCGCCAGAAAGATATCTGCTAATCCTG GATCGTCTACTGTATCTAGATATAGCTGAAGATTTTCTGGCAAAGGCAAAGCGCTTCTATCCTCCAAAGGAAGATTCTGACGAGGAGACACCGGGCCTGACCATAAACCTGCCACTGCTGCTGGCCAGGGTAGAGGCCATGAACGGAAGAggcaatgatgatgatgaagatgagaaCGACAGCGGAAGAGAGGATGGCAACATGAGTGACAGATCCTAA